From a region of the Methylocystis hirsuta genome:
- a CDS encoding carbohydrate porin, with protein MWRRREWSGPASPKGRLARARRLIAAACVLVAALGGPALAEDDAVSLAKQKSLTDTPDGPKEQLRKFGIDVDVWITQFEQGITSGAINRTARYGGVMDTFLRVDGEKLGFWKGLKFNAQYEHYFGRNVNRQDLALLPVNVAQAFIERDGYHSALSMTLTQEFSEQFSVTIGKFNMLTLAAQTPLVGGGGIETFMNRSFALPSTGIGVNSPESVADRLIIAPPYLLGGVAALKTKFFDLKLMVADPRNALQPRVIQRPFERGIGAGLMLTVPVEIGGLNGFHTFRVAYSNARGFDLEDIGETARIAQLRGITKKGYRFVSYAIQQYLMQSATDPKVGWGVFTLATLSDGNPNPVKWSVVAGLAGNNLMTGREDDRWGVGYYHYRLSPLLLSGLAARRINRRSEGGVEAFYNFAVTRWLRLSGDVQIIDPWNPLRARASYLGLRLQTIF; from the coding sequence ATGTGGCGGCGGAGGGAATGGAGCGGGCCGGCCTCCCCGAAAGGGCGACTCGCGCGCGCGCGTCGCCTCATCGCTGCGGCGTGCGTCCTCGTCGCGGCCCTTGGAGGCCCGGCCCTCGCCGAAGACGATGCCGTTTCCCTCGCCAAGCAGAAGTCGCTGACCGACACGCCGGACGGCCCCAAGGAGCAATTGCGCAAGTTCGGGATCGACGTCGACGTCTGGATCACCCAGTTCGAGCAGGGCATCACGTCCGGCGCGATCAATCGGACGGCGCGCTATGGCGGCGTCATGGACACATTTCTGCGCGTCGACGGCGAGAAGCTTGGGTTCTGGAAGGGGCTCAAATTCAATGCGCAATATGAGCATTACTTCGGCCGCAACGTGAACCGGCAGGATCTCGCGCTGCTGCCGGTCAATGTCGCCCAGGCGTTTATCGAGCGCGACGGCTATCACTCGGCCCTGTCGATGACGTTGACGCAGGAATTCAGCGAGCAATTCTCGGTCACGATCGGCAAGTTCAACATGCTGACGCTCGCCGCGCAGACGCCGCTGGTCGGCGGCGGCGGCATCGAGACCTTCATGAACCGCTCCTTCGCCCTGCCCTCGACCGGCATTGGCGTCAATTCGCCGGAGAGCGTCGCCGACCGGCTGATTATCGCGCCGCCTTACCTTCTGGGCGGCGTCGCCGCGCTCAAGACCAAATTTTTCGATCTCAAACTGATGGTCGCCGACCCGCGCAACGCTCTGCAGCCCCGCGTCATCCAACGGCCATTCGAGCGCGGAATCGGCGCCGGATTGATGCTAACCGTGCCCGTCGAAATCGGCGGACTCAACGGCTTCCATACTTTTCGCGTCGCCTACAGCAACGCAAGAGGGTTCGACCTCGAAGACATCGGCGAGACCGCGAGGATCGCTCAGCTCAGGGGAATCACCAAGAAGGGCTATCGCTTCGTTTCCTACGCCATCCAGCAATATCTGATGCAGAGCGCTACGGACCCCAAGGTCGGCTGGGGGGTGTTTACGCTCGCGACTCTGTCGGACGGCAATCCCAACCCGGTCAAATGGAGCGTGGTCGCCGGCCTTGCCGGCAACAATCTGATGACGGGACGCGAAGATGATCGCTGGGGCGTCGGCTATTATCATTATCGACTGAGCCCGCTGCTCCTCTCCGGCCTGGCGGCGCGGCGAATCAATCGTCGCAGCGAAGGCGGCGTCGAGGCCTTCTATAATTTCGCAGTGACCCGATGGCTGCGGCTCTCGGGCGATGTCCAGATCATCGATCCGTGGAATCCGCTGCGGGCGCGGGCGAGCTATCTCGGCCTGCGTCTGCAGACGATATTCTAG
- a CDS encoding di-heme-cytochrome C peroxidase encodes MSITKTFRFAAALTLVFFAASAPASLALERVEQPSSIPGAGPWDGKAWNEFYNTSQGSRLVPWDWIRALKQADGQLFLADGLARYGYLANPASTTPGLPVGFVVADGVLGPSCAACHTRQIEVEGKAYRIDGGPALADMGALWADLDTVVGKVLADTASFSEFAKAVLGSGYDPQKETKLRGEVDLWYARHHAITEAGLPKDKPWGTGRIDAVGMILNRVAGLDIGPGPTHIILGNMRKADAPVRPPFLWNAPRQDHTQWPGFADNGDRILAMARNVGQVYGVFGEFFPEKDATHLLGFNYVKANSVDFKGLIEMERLVERIGPPKWPWPVDTMLAAQGKLIYERPYVEGGCADCHGIDRGQPRLLNPDTWCTPVQDVGTDAREYQYFAPDWKVDTGALTGAFIPFVSEPLGRTDAPVSVLATAARGAILQHFIPVTVNSVERQRADVALSLLRPLVEELKGVYKIPGTPGAGRWACRRAPETPGKLKFEARVLEGIWAAAPYLHNASVPSLAELLKPPQDRAADFKVGPAYDISAVGLAAEQPKSTFLMKTDCNRGSGVSHCGHDFGTALSETDKRALLEYLKTL; translated from the coding sequence ATGAGCATCACCAAGACGTTCCGCTTCGCCGCCGCGCTTACACTTGTCTTTTTCGCCGCGAGCGCGCCGGCTTCGCTGGCCTTGGAACGCGTCGAACAGCCCTCCTCCATTCCCGGAGCCGGCCCCTGGGACGGAAAGGCCTGGAACGAGTTTTACAATACGAGCCAAGGCTCCCGCCTCGTCCCCTGGGACTGGATCAGAGCGCTCAAGCAGGCTGACGGCCAACTCTTTCTTGCGGATGGACTGGCCCGCTACGGCTATCTGGCCAACCCCGCGAGCACGACGCCGGGGCTGCCGGTCGGCTTCGTCGTCGCCGATGGCGTCTTGGGACCCAGCTGCGCCGCGTGCCATACGCGGCAGATCGAGGTCGAGGGCAAGGCCTATCGCATCGACGGCGGCCCGGCGCTCGCCGACATGGGCGCGCTCTGGGCCGATCTCGACACAGTGGTCGGGAAGGTTCTCGCGGACACGGCGTCCTTCTCTGAATTCGCCAAGGCCGTTCTCGGAAGCGGCTACGACCCGCAAAAGGAAACGAAGCTGCGCGGCGAGGTCGATCTCTGGTATGCGCGCCACCACGCCATCACCGAGGCGGGCCTGCCCAAAGACAAGCCATGGGGCACCGGACGCATCGACGCCGTCGGCATGATCCTCAACCGGGTGGCCGGTCTCGATATCGGACCCGGCCCGACGCATATCATTTTGGGAAACATGCGGAAGGCGGACGCGCCGGTGCGCCCGCCGTTCCTGTGGAACGCGCCGCGGCAGGATCATACGCAATGGCCGGGCTTCGCCGACAATGGCGACCGCATTCTGGCCATGGCCAGAAACGTCGGACAGGTCTACGGCGTCTTCGGCGAATTTTTCCCTGAGAAGGACGCCACGCATCTGCTGGGCTTCAATTACGTCAAGGCCAATTCGGTCGACTTCAAAGGGCTGATCGAAATGGAGCGGCTCGTCGAGCGGATCGGTCCGCCGAAATGGCCGTGGCCCGTGGACACGATGCTCGCCGCCCAGGGCAAGCTCATCTACGAGCGTCCCTATGTAGAAGGCGGATGCGCCGATTGCCATGGGATCGATCGAGGGCAGCCGCGTCTGCTCAATCCAGACACCTGGTGCACGCCTGTTCAGGATGTCGGCACCGACGCGCGCGAATATCAATATTTCGCGCCGGACTGGAAGGTCGACACCGGCGCGCTGACCGGCGCTTTCATTCCTTTCGTGTCCGAGCCCCTTGGCAGAACCGACGCGCCCGTCTCGGTGCTGGCGACCGCGGCGCGCGGCGCAATCCTGCAGCATTTCATTCCGGTCACGGTGAATTCGGTCGAGCGTCAAAGGGCCGACGTGGCGCTGTCCCTTCTGCGGCCCTTGGTTGAAGAACTGAAGGGCGTCTACAAGATTCCGGGCACGCCGGGCGCAGGGCGCTGGGCTTGCCGACGGGCGCCCGAGACGCCGGGCAAACTCAAATTTGAAGCCCGCGTCCTCGAAGGCATTTGGGCAGCGGCGCCCTATCTGCACAACGCTTCGGTTCCGTCGCTCGCCGAGCTGTTGAAGCCGCCCCAGGACCGCGCCGCCGACTTCAAAGTCGGGCCGGCCTATGACATTTCCGCTGTCGGATTGGCCGCGGAGCAGCCGAAGTCGACCTTCTTGATGAAGACGGACTGCAACAGAGGCTCCGGCGTGAGCCACTGCGGCCACGACTTCGGAACGGCGTTGAGCGAGACGGACAAGCGCGCCCTGCTCGAATATCTGAAGACGCTGTGA
- a CDS encoding lysine--tRNA ligase, which produces MSAPLLLSPELVEAARVSPAWPFEEARKLVKRVEASGQKSVLFETGYGPSGLPHIGTFGEVARTSMVRRAFEVMTEGRIATRLLAFSDDLDGLRKVPDNIPNKELVAAHLGKPLTQVPDPFGTHDSFGAHNNARLRAFLDAFGFEYEFASSTEYYKSGRFDAALKHMLERYDAVMKIMLPSFREERAATYSPFLPIHPTTGIVMQVALTGYDADAGTISWTDPDTGEAFTTPVTGGHCKLQWKPDWAMRWYALDVDYEMAGKDLIDSVKLSGAIVRALGGRPPEGFNYELFLDEKGQKISKSKGNGLTIEEWLTYASPESLAQFMFQKPTAAKRLYFDVIPRAVDDYLNFLDAYPRQDWKNRLGNPVWHIHAGDPPQAETLAHEGDAKGVSVSFSMLLNLAAVANAEDPAVLWGFLRRYARSATPENHPRLDKLVGYAVAYFRDFVKPAKTYRAADEAEREVLLKINEALQGMDSASAEEIQSALYDVARAVPRYQDFAAKGATPERPGVSNDFFNMLYEVLLGEKKGPRFGSFIALYGVAETRKLIEDALSGAFVARETA; this is translated from the coding sequence ATGTCCGCACCGCTCCTATTGTCGCCCGAACTCGTCGAAGCCGCGCGCGTCTCGCCCGCCTGGCCGTTCGAAGAGGCGCGAAAGCTCGTCAAACGGGTCGAGGCGAGCGGTCAGAAGAGCGTGCTGTTCGAGACCGGCTATGGCCCTTCCGGGCTGCCGCATATCGGCACCTTCGGCGAGGTCGCCCGCACCAGCATGGTGCGCCGCGCGTTCGAAGTCATGACCGAAGGCAGGATCGCGACGCGCCTCCTCGCCTTCTCCGATGATTTGGACGGGCTGCGCAAGGTCCCCGACAACATCCCGAATAAAGAGCTCGTCGCCGCCCATCTCGGCAAGCCCTTGACGCAGGTGCCGGACCCTTTCGGCACGCATGACAGTTTCGGGGCGCATAATAATGCGCGGCTGCGCGCCTTCCTCGACGCCTTCGGCTTCGAATATGAATTCGCGTCGTCGACGGAATATTATAAGAGCGGCCGCTTCGACGCCGCGCTGAAGCATATGCTCGAGCGCTACGACGCGGTGATGAAGATCATGCTGCCGAGCTTTCGCGAGGAGCGCGCGGCGACCTATTCGCCCTTCCTGCCGATCCATCCGACGACCGGCATCGTCATGCAGGTCGCGCTGACAGGATATGACGCAGACGCCGGCACGATCTCCTGGACCGATCCCGATACGGGCGAGGCCTTCACCACGCCCGTCACCGGCGGCCATTGCAAGCTGCAATGGAAGCCCGACTGGGCGATGCGCTGGTATGCGCTCGACGTCGATTACGAGATGGCGGGCAAGGACCTCATCGACTCGGTGAAGCTCTCGGGCGCGATCGTGCGGGCGCTTGGCGGACGCCCGCCCGAAGGCTTCAACTACGAACTGTTTCTGGACGAAAAGGGCCAGAAGATTTCGAAGTCGAAGGGCAATGGGCTGACGATCGAGGAATGGCTGACCTACGCCAGCCCCGAGAGCCTGGCCCAGTTCATGTTTCAAAAGCCCACCGCGGCGAAGCGGCTCTATTTCGATGTGATCCCGCGCGCGGTCGACGACTATCTGAATTTCCTCGACGCCTATCCGCGCCAGGACTGGAAGAACCGCCTCGGCAATCCGGTCTGGCACATCCACGCCGGAGACCCGCCGCAGGCCGAGACGCTGGCGCATGAGGGCGACGCCAAGGGCGTGAGCGTCTCCTTCTCGATGCTGCTCAATCTCGCCGCCGTCGCCAACGCCGAAGATCCGGCCGTGCTTTGGGGCTTTCTGCGCCGCTATGCGCGATCCGCGACGCCCGAAAATCATCCGCGACTCGACAAGCTCGTGGGCTACGCCGTCGCTTATTTCCGTGACTTCGTGAAGCCGGCGAAAACCTATCGCGCCGCCGACGAGGCCGAGCGCGAGGTGCTCCTAAAAATCAACGAAGCGTTGCAAGGCATGGACAGCGCCAGCGCCGAAGAGATTCAGTCGGCGCTGTACGATGTCGCCCGCGCCGTGCCGCGCTATCAGGATTTTGCCGCCAAGGGCGCGACGCCGGAGCGTCCCGGCGTCTCCAACGACTTCTTCAACATGCTGTATGAGGTCCTGCTCGGCGAGAAGAAGGGCCCGCGCTTTGGCTCCTTCATCGCGCTCTATGGCGTCGCCGAGACGCGCAAGCTGATCGAGGACGCGCTCAGCGGCGCCTTTGTCGCGCGCGAAACCGCCTGA
- a CDS encoding host attachment protein, with protein sequence MSEFSVGNGAWVLVGDGRRALFFQNHGDAELLDLRVVETRIDDNPPTHEQGTDRPGRSFTSFSPGRSAVQNVDWHELEEERFARAMADRINQAAESGELNAIAIVAPPKALGEIRKELSVKAQSKVVGELAKDLTRHPLKDIEKALTRG encoded by the coding sequence ATGAGCGAATTTTCCGTCGGCAATGGCGCCTGGGTTCTGGTCGGAGACGGCCGCCGGGCGCTGTTTTTTCAAAACCATGGCGACGCCGAGCTCCTCGACCTTCGAGTCGTCGAGACGCGAATCGACGACAATCCGCCGACGCATGAGCAGGGAACGGATCGTCCCGGCCGAAGCTTCACGTCCTTCTCGCCTGGCCGCAGCGCCGTGCAAAATGTCGACTGGCATGAGCTGGAGGAGGAGCGCTTCGCCCGCGCCATGGCGGACCGCATCAATCAGGCGGCGGAGTCGGGCGAATTGAATGCCATCGCCATCGTCGCGCCGCCAAAGGCGCTCGGCGAAATTCGCAAGGAGCTGTCCGTCAAGGCGCAAAGCAAGGTCGTCGGCGAACTCGCCAAGGACCTGACCCGCCATCCGCTCAAGGATATCGAAAAGGCGCTGACCCGCGGTTGA
- a CDS encoding alpha/beta hydrolase, translating into MGRGRIILAALLALAFSACASRPHGTLVATHQVAPGASVVDLLVVTTRQPDDSEPGVMFSGERGHGVHFADIAVSIPPDASRVIGEVQWPEGPTPNPAIQFATVRAEVLSREAALADFNARIRKTPKRQVLLFVHGFNTRFEEAVYRFAQIVHDSRADVTPVLFTWPSRGRLLQYGYDHESASYSRDALERVLQALQRDRDVGEISILAHSMGNWVTLEALRQMAIRNGKIGSKIQNIMLAAPDVDFDVFRRQIAEIGIRPSVFTLFASRDDDALAASRRFWGNTRLGAVDPRAQPYQEILDRDQVRVVDLTGIASSDPLEHSKFAASPEVVRSIGARLAQGQPLRDGQAGVGDQLGLATAGAVSAVGGVAGAAVAAPFAIVDPATRENLSEHLGAAGQKLDPQY; encoded by the coding sequence ATGGGGCGCGGGCGTATCATCTTGGCGGCGCTTCTGGCGCTGGCGTTCAGCGCTTGCGCGAGCCGGCCGCATGGCACCCTTGTCGCGACGCATCAGGTCGCGCCCGGCGCCAGCGTCGTCGACCTCCTGGTCGTGACCACCAGACAGCCGGATGACTCCGAGCCCGGCGTCATGTTTTCGGGCGAACGCGGACACGGCGTTCATTTCGCCGATATCGCCGTCTCGATCCCGCCCGACGCCTCCCGCGTGATCGGGGAAGTGCAATGGCCGGAAGGGCCAACTCCCAACCCGGCCATCCAATTCGCCACGGTTCGCGCCGAGGTGCTGAGCAGGGAGGCGGCGCTCGCGGACTTCAACGCCCGCATCCGCAAGACGCCCAAGCGGCAGGTGCTTCTCTTCGTCCACGGCTTCAACACGCGATTCGAGGAGGCGGTCTACCGCTTCGCGCAGATCGTCCACGACTCGCGCGCCGACGTCACGCCGGTGCTGTTCACCTGGCCGTCGCGCGGCCGGCTGCTGCAATACGGCTATGATCACGAGAGCGCCAGCTATTCGCGCGACGCGCTGGAACGCGTGCTGCAGGCGCTGCAGCGTGACCGGGACGTCGGCGAGATCTCGATCCTGGCGCATTCGATGGGCAATTGGGTGACCTTGGAAGCGCTACGCCAGATGGCGATCCGCAACGGTAAGATCGGATCGAAAATCCAGAATATCATGCTCGCCGCGCCGGACGTCGACTTCGACGTTTTCCGCCGCCAGATCGCCGAGATCGGCATACGGCCGTCCGTCTTCACGCTGTTCGCCTCGCGCGACGATGACGCGCTTGCCGCGTCTCGCCGCTTCTGGGGCAATACGCGACTGGGCGCCGTCGATCCGCGCGCGCAGCCCTATCAGGAAATCCTCGACCGGGATCAGGTCAGAGTCGTCGATTTAACGGGCATCGCCTCCAGCGATCCTTTGGAGCACAGCAAGTTCGCCGCCTCTCCGGAGGTCGTGCGCTCGATCGGCGCCAGGCTGGCGCAGGGTCAGCCGCTGAGAGACGGACAGGCGGGCGTCGGCGATCAGCTCGGACTGGCGACGGCTGGCGCGGTTTCGGCGGTCGGCGGCGTGGCCGGGGCGGCGGTCGCCGCGCCCTTCGCCATTGTCGATCCGGCGACGCGCGAGAATTTGAGCGAACATCTGGGCGCCGCCGGTCAAAAGCTTGATCCGCAATATTAA
- a CDS encoding UdgX family uracil-DNA binding protein (This protein belongs to the uracil DNA glycosylase superfamily, members of which act in excision repair of DNA. However, it belongs more specifically to UdgX branch, whose founding member was found to bind uracil in DNA (where it does not belong), without cleaving it, appears to promote DNA repair by a pathway involving RecA, rather than base excision.): protein MEKSEFVLRAKPPPAADPLAEAPSLSALAEQEAGCTRCPLYKNATQVVPGEGPPRARVLLIGEQPGDQEDVSGRPFVGPSGKLLDIALERAGVDRDRCFVTNAVKHFKFEPRGKRRLHKKPDAGEIDACRWWLDRERALLRPGLIVALGATAIRGALGRSEAVSRLRGDIIELDDGAQFLATVHPSSLLRLKDESDKREAWRGFLADLRKISRWIEKDARAN from the coding sequence GTGGAGAAATCCGAATTCGTTCTCCGGGCGAAGCCACCGCCTGCGGCAGACCCTTTAGCCGAAGCCCCTTCGCTTTCGGCGCTGGCCGAGCAAGAAGCCGGCTGCACCCGCTGCCCGCTTTATAAAAACGCCACTCAGGTGGTTCCCGGAGAAGGACCGCCGCGGGCCCGCGTGCTGCTGATCGGCGAGCAGCCGGGCGACCAGGAAGATGTGTCGGGGCGACCCTTCGTCGGGCCTTCCGGCAAGCTCCTCGACATCGCGCTGGAGCGCGCCGGCGTCGACCGCGACAGATGCTTCGTCACCAATGCAGTGAAGCATTTCAAATTCGAGCCGCGCGGCAAACGCCGCCTGCACAAAAAGCCCGACGCCGGCGAGATCGACGCCTGCCGCTGGTGGCTCGATCGCGAACGCGCTTTGCTTCGTCCCGGACTGATCGTGGCGCTCGGCGCGACCGCGATCCGCGGCGCGCTCGGCCGCTCGGAGGCGGTGTCGCGCCTGCGCGGCGACATCATTGAGCTCGATGACGGCGCGCAATTCTTGGCGACCGTTCACCCCTCCTCTCTGCTACGCTTGAAGGATGAATCGGATAAGCGCGAGGCGTGGCGAGGCTTCCTCGCCGATCTTCGCAAGATCTCCCGCTGGATCGAAAAGGACGCGCGCGCGAATTAA
- a CDS encoding alpha/beta hydrolase domain-containing protein, which produces MNRISARRGEASSPIFARSPAGSKRTRARIKGAALVGSLAFACGANAELLKFETRPDGPNEAVVATVKLDGASYEIAGTLAKPARPPSGARSILIETQPSDDVKPQALERGLAVLTLDVGKLPDKAREPALRDVLGHLRGALKIKRVLGRAQGSDADTMSAASSAFDGLLLYDASREPAAPTRFIATWGADAYWREKPRIEFASAAPPNGRRFYLAGIASSTATANCVAPVNARPSAPALRALFAALDEWTAKGAAPPASRAPLDGDLAPSQDLKWPKIPALPAPPEGARRVPRIDADGNEVAGLRLPDNALPVATFTGFNAQKDKKGPLCTAGAALPFPATKSDREKNPDPRPALVERYGSRAYFVATMRVIADKLVKERLLLPQDADAYVAAARSAPF; this is translated from the coding sequence ATGAATCGGATAAGCGCGAGGCGTGGCGAGGCTTCCTCGCCGATCTTCGCAAGATCTCCCGCTGGATCGAAAAGGACGCGCGCGCGAATTAAGGGCGCCGCGCTCGTCGGGTCGCTGGCCTTTGCCTGCGGCGCCAACGCCGAACTGCTGAAATTCGAGACGCGTCCGGACGGCCCGAATGAGGCGGTCGTCGCGACAGTGAAGCTCGACGGCGCGTCATACGAAATCGCAGGAACGCTTGCAAAACCTGCAAGGCCGCCGAGCGGCGCGAGATCGATCCTGATCGAGACGCAACCGAGCGATGACGTGAAGCCGCAGGCGCTCGAGCGCGGACTCGCCGTGCTGACGCTCGATGTCGGCAAGCTCCCCGACAAGGCCAGAGAGCCGGCCTTGCGCGATGTCCTCGGCCATCTTCGCGGCGCGCTCAAGATCAAGCGCGTGCTCGGCCGTGCGCAGGGCTCGGACGCCGATACGATGTCAGCTGCCTCGTCCGCATTCGACGGCCTGTTGCTGTATGACGCGAGCCGCGAGCCCGCCGCCCCGACGCGCTTTATCGCGACTTGGGGGGCCGACGCCTATTGGCGCGAGAAACCGCGCATCGAATTCGCGAGCGCCGCGCCGCCGAATGGTCGGCGCTTTTACCTTGCCGGAATCGCCTCTTCGACCGCGACGGCGAATTGCGTCGCGCCCGTTAACGCGCGCCCCTCGGCCCCCGCGCTGCGCGCGCTGTTCGCCGCGCTCGACGAGTGGACGGCCAAGGGCGCCGCGCCGCCCGCCTCGCGCGCGCCTCTCGACGGTGATCTGGCGCCCTCCCAGGATCTGAAATGGCCGAAAATTCCCGCCCTGCCCGCGCCGCCCGAGGGCGCGCGCCGCGTTCCCAGGATCGACGCGGACGGCAATGAGGTCGCCGGCCTGCGCCTGCCCGACAACGCGTTGCCTGTCGCCACCTTCACGGGCTTCAATGCGCAAAAGGACAAGAAAGGACCGCTCTGCACGGCAGGCGCGGCTCTACCCTTTCCAGCGACGAAGTCGGATCGCGAAAAGAATCCCGATCCGCGTCCCGCGCTCGTCGAGCGCTACGGATCGCGCGCCTATTTCGTCGCGACCATGCGGGTCATCGCCGACAAGCTCGTCAAGGAGCGGCTGCTGCTGCCCCAGGACGCCGACGCCTATGTCGCCGCGGCGCGATCAGCGCCCTTCTAG
- a CDS encoding RBBP9/YdeN family alpha/beta hydrolase codes for MRAADADILIVPGWSDSGPEHWQTRWQAKLSTARRVSQRDFEKPIRAEWEETIAQDVLASARPVVIVAHSLGVIAALHAAQRVGDKIAGAFLVAPPSEAVIREMPSVDSAFLPIPRARLPFPAALVGSSDDPYADLLFARHLAQDIGARFIDAGASGHINVDSGHGPWPEGSLAFANFMAKL; via the coding sequence ATGCGCGCCGCCGACGCGGACATTCTCATCGTGCCGGGGTGGAGCGACTCCGGCCCCGAACATTGGCAGACTCGCTGGCAGGCGAAACTTTCGACAGCCAGACGCGTGAGCCAGCGCGACTTCGAGAAGCCGATCCGCGCCGAATGGGAAGAGACGATCGCGCAAGACGTTCTTGCAAGCGCGCGACCTGTCGTGATCGTCGCGCATTCGCTCGGCGTCATCGCCGCTCTGCATGCCGCGCAACGCGTCGGCGACAAGATCGCCGGCGCCTTTCTCGTCGCGCCGCCTTCGGAAGCGGTGATCCGTGAAATGCCCTCCGTCGATTCCGCCTTTTTGCCCATACCCCGCGCCCGACTTCCCTTCCCCGCGGCGCTGGTCGGCAGCAGCGACGATCCCTACGCCGATCTGCTCTTTGCGCGCCATCTCGCGCAGGATATCGGCGCGCGCTTCATCGACGCCGGCGCGAGCGGCCATATCAATGTCGACAGCGGCCATGGGCCCTGGCCGGAAGGCTCGCTCGCCTTCGCCAATTTCATGGCGAAGCTCTAA
- a CDS encoding carboxymuconolactone decarboxylase family protein: MATVRLLSDEDLSPEARAVFADIRATRKSDFVNNFWRALAHDPVTLKRTWESVKQVMGPGVLEPKVKEMLYIAVSIAHACPYCIHSHTANARAKGMSEEEYRELLAIVGMASETNRLVTALGVPIDEAYEVG, translated from the coding sequence ATGGCCACGGTTCGATTGCTCAGTGACGAAGACCTCTCGCCCGAAGCGCGCGCCGTCTTCGCCGACATTCGCGCGACGCGCAAAAGCGACTTCGTCAATAATTTCTGGCGCGCGCTGGCGCATGATCCCGTGACGCTGAAGCGCACTTGGGAGAGCGTGAAGCAGGTGATGGGTCCGGGCGTCTTGGAGCCGAAGGTCAAGGAGATGCTCTACATCGCCGTCTCCATCGCCCATGCCTGTCCCTATTGTATCCATTCGCACACGGCGAACGCCCGCGCGAAGGGCATGAGCGAAGAGGAATATCGCGAACTGCTGGCGATCGTCGGCATGGCGTCGGAGACGAACCGGCTTGTGACCGCGCTCGGCGTGCCGATCGACGAGGCTTATGAGGTGGGGTGA
- a CDS encoding tetratricopeptide repeat protein produces MVRFPPSGLTAGQFSNIQFALAFALGIIGEQAGDNKALTEAVTAYREALKEGTRERVPFGWSDAQNSLGVALSTLGERESGTEKLEAAVAAFREALKERTRERMPLYWAATQMNLGVVFSTLGERESGTARLEKAVTAFREALKEQTRERVPLQWAMTQTNLGAALGRLGNLEAAVAAFREALKEQTRERDPLGWAATQNNLGIALRMLGERESGTEKLEAAVAAFREALKERTRERDPLGWAATQMNLGVVFSTLGERQSGTEKLEAAVAAFREALKKQTRERDPLGWAATQYNLGVVLSTLGQRESGTGRLEEAVAAFREALKEFTPQTHSKNYQWTMDSVNQALAFLKKKRREKDSVH; encoded by the coding sequence TTGGTTCGCTTTCCGCCATCGGGATTAACGGCAGGGCAGTTCTCTAATATTCAATTTGCGCTTGCGTTCGCGCTGGGGATTATAGGCGAGCAAGCTGGTGACAACAAAGCCCTCACGGAAGCGGTCACGGCCTATCGCGAGGCGCTGAAGGAAGGGACGCGCGAGCGCGTGCCGTTCGGCTGGTCGGACGCGCAGAACAGTCTCGGCGTTGCGCTCTCCACGCTCGGGGAACGCGAGAGCGGGACGGAGAAGCTGGAGGCGGCGGTCGCGGCCTTTCGCGAGGCGCTGAAGGAACGGACGCGCGAGCGCATGCCGCTCTACTGGGCGGCGACGCAGATGAATCTCGGCGTTGTGTTCTCCACGCTCGGGGAGCGGGAGAGCGGGACGGCGCGTCTGGAGAAGGCGGTCACGGCCTTTCGCGAGGCGCTGAAGGAACAGACACGCGAGCGCGTTCCGCTCCAATGGGCAATGACGCAGACGAATCTCGGCGCTGCGCTTGGGAGGCTCGGGAATTTGGAGGCGGCGGTTGCGGCCTTTCGCGAGGCGCTGAAGGAACAGACGCGCGAGCGCGACCCGCTCGGCTGGGCGGCGACGCAGAACAATCTTGGCATTGCGCTTAGGATGCTCGGGGAACGCGAGAGCGGGACGGAGAAGCTGGAGGCGGCGGTCGCGGCCTTTCGCGAGGCGCTGAAGGAACGGACGCGCGAGCGCGACCCGCTCGGCTGGGCGGCGACGCAGATGAATCTCGGCGTTGTGTTCTCCACGCTCGGGGAGCGGCAGAGCGGGACGGAGAAGCTGGAGGCGGCGGTCGCGGCCTTTCGCGAGGCGCTGAAGAAACAGACGCGCGAGCGCGACCCGCTCGGCTGGGCGGCAACGCAATACAATCTCGGCGTTGTGCTCTCCACGCTCGGGCAACGCGAGAGCGGGACGGGAAGGCTCGAAGAGGCGGTCGCGGCCTTTCGCGAGGCGCTGAAGGAATTTACACCGCAAACGCATTCAAAGAATTACCAATGGACAATGGACAGCGTCAATCAAGCTCTCGCTTTTCTTAAAAAGAAACGTCGGGAAAAAGATTCGGTGCATTAA